The DNA sequence CCGCGGCACGGCCGTCGAAGCGGGCGCGGACGGCGGCGAGGAGGTCGTCGGTCATGGCGGGAGCCTAGCCCCTCTACACTTGCTGCATGACAGCCCCCGCCCTCCTCGCCTTCGCAGGCCTCTGCGCGATCCTGGCGGTGACGCCCGGCCCCGACACCTTCCTCGTGCTCCGTTACAGCCTGGCCCGTCCGGGCGCCGGTCTCGCGGCGTCGGCGGGGTCCGCCGTCGGCTCGATGCTGTGGGCGCTCGCCGTCGCGCTCGGGCTGGCCGCGCTGCTCGAGCAGTCCGCCGAGGTCTACCGCGTCGTGAAGATCGCCGGCGGCCTCTACCTCATCTACCTCGGCGTCGCCGCCCTGATCGCCAGCCGTCGTCACGCCGCCCAGGGCCCGGAGGCGCGGGTGCGGACGACCACGCTCCGCTCCGGCTTCCTCGCCGGGATGCTGTCGACCGTCATGAACCCGAAGGTCGGGCTGTTCTTCCTCGCGATCGCACCGCAGTTCGTCCCGCACGACGGCGCGGCGATCGGCAACACGCTGCTGCTGGGCGCGATCGACGCGGTCGTCGCCGCGGCCTACCTCACGGTCGTGGCCCTGCTCGCGTCCCGCGCGATCCTCTGGCTCAAACGGCCGTCGGTGACGAAAGCGCTGGAGCGGATCTCCGCCGCGATCCTCGCCGCCCTCGGCATCGGGACGATCGCGCTCACCGCCGCCGAGTAGGCCTGCGCCTGTCCTGACAGGCTGACAACAGCCACACGGTGTACGGTTGTTCTGACATTTGACCCGACCCTGTGGAGGACACGGATGCAAGCCGAGTACCCGCTGCCCGTGGACCTGTTCGACAGCCTCGACAAAACGAGCCCCGTGCCGCTCTACTACCAGCTCGCGACGGCGCTGGAGGCCGCGATCCGCTCCGAGACCGTGCCCCCCGGGTCGCGGCTCGAGAACGAGATCTCGCTCGGCAACCGGCTCGGGCTGTCCCGTCCGACCGTCCGGCGCGCGCTGCAGGAGCTGGTCGACAAGGGCCTCCTGGTCCGCCGCCGCGGCATCGGAACGCAGGTCGTCCACGGCCGCGTGACCCGCAACGTCGAGCTGACCAGCCTCTACGAAGACCTCGGCCAGTCCGGGCAGACGCCGACGACGCGCGTCATCTCGTACGAGATCGGCATCGCGGACGAGACCGCGGCGAGCGAGCTCGGCGTCAAGCTGGGCTACCCGGTCCTGCAGATCACCCGCCTCCGGTCGGCGGACGGCGTCCCGCTCGCCATCCTGGAGAACACCCTGCCGGAGGAATTCATCGGCATCACGCGCGAGGAGCTGGAGACGCGCGGCCTCTACCAGCTCCTCAAGGCTCGCGGAGTGACCATCCGGGTCGCCAACCAGCGGATCGGCGCTCGCGCCGCGAACGCGAACGAGGCCGACCTGTTGGAGATCCGCCGCGGGTCTGCGCTGCTCACCATGTCGCGGACGGCGTTCGACAACTCCGGGCGCGCGGTGGAGTTCGGCCGGCACGTGTACCGGCCCGACCTGTACTCGTTCGAGCTCACGCTCGTCGACCGCTGACCCGGCCTCACCCGGCGACGAGGGCGCGCAGCGTCTCCAGCTGACTCCGCGCGGACTCCTCGGCGCGCTCGTCCTCGGCGAACACGTTCGAGACGATGATCGCGTCCTCCCGGTCGAGGAAGCCGCTCGCGCGCAGCGACCCGAACAGCTCCTTCCAGTCCACGTCGCCGTCGCCGATCTCGAGGTGCTGGTGGACGCGCACCGCGTTCCCCGGAGGGTTGGTGATGTAGCGGAGGCCGTGCGAGTGGCGGTGATCGAAGGAGTCGGCCGCGTAGACGGCGCCCAGCCGGTCCCCCAGCTCCGGGATCAGCGTGGCCGCGCGGTCGCCGTAGTGGAACGTATGCGATCCCACGTATACGAATCCGACAAGAGGATCGTTGAGGCCCCGGATGACCCGCCACGCCTCCAGGCCGTCCTCGACGAAGTCGTCAGGATGCGGGTCGATATTGAGCCGGATGCCCTCCCGATGCAGCACGGGGAGCAGCTCCTCCATCGACCGGTAGAAGGCCGCCTCGCTCGCCTCCGGCTCCTCCGGCCGGCCGCTGAACTCGGTGTTGATGACCGGCACGCCGAGCCCGGACGCCAGCTCGATGACGCGCGTGAAGTTCTTCACCGCGGTCTGCCGCTCCGGCTCGGTCGGCCAGCTGATCCGCTGAACCGGCAGCAACGAGGTGATGCCCACTCCCGCGTCGGCCGCGCGCTTGGCGAAGGCCGCCGCCAGCGCGTCGTCGGCCTTGGGGCGCCGGAAGAACGGCGCGAAGTCCGCGTGCGGCGTGAGCTGGAGGTGCTCGTAACCGAGGCGGGCGACGGCGTCGGGGATGTCCAGCAGTGCGTGGTCGTGGTGCAGCGGGGTCGGGTCGTAGGCGAGCGTCACCATGATGGCCTCCGGGATCGAAGCGGACGGGCGGGGTTCGGGTCGAGTGCGCTCGGGTCAGGCGTAGAACGCGGGGCGCCCGGGCGATTCGACGGCGACGGGTCCGGACTCGTCGAGCGCGCGGACGCCGGCCTCGCACGCGAGCGCGACGAGGTAGCCGTCCCAGGCGTTCGGCCCGGCGACGAGCGATCCGTCGCGCACGGCGTCCACCCAGGCCTGCACCTGAGCGTCGTACGCGCGGGCGAACCGGGTCTTGAAGGTCGTGTGCTCGGCGATCGACAACGCGGCGTCCGACCAGCGCTGCAGCCCGGACGGCTGCCCGATGCGCGCGATGCCCGTCTGGAACACGGCCTCGGCGCCGACCTGGTAGCCGAACTGAACGCTGACGTTCATCTCCACGTCCACCAGCACGCCGTTCTCCAGCTCGATGAGCACGAGGATGGGCTCGCGGAGCCGTTCGGGCGCGAGGTCGTTGCGCCGCGGGTACTTGACCTCGACGCTGCGGACCGGGGATCCGGCCAGCCACGGCATGACGTCGAACTCGTGCACGACCGAGTCGGTGATGAGCATCGACTGGGTGTAGCTGTCCGGCACGGACGGGTTGCGGTGCACGCCGCGCAGCATCAGCAGCTCCCCTGCGTCGCCGCCTGCGATGAGCTCGCGCAGCGCACGGTACTCGTCGTCGAAGCGGCGCATGAAGCCGAGCTGGATGTGCGGGCGATCGAGCCTCTGCTCGAGCTCCAGGATGCGCGACGACGACGCGCTGTCGGGCGTCAGGGGCTTCTCGCACAGGATCGGGAGGCCGGCCTCCAGCGCGGGCACCAGCACCGGCTCATGGAACTGGCCGGGCGTCGCGATGATGACCGCGTCGAGGGCGGACGCGTCGAGGGCTGCCTCGATGCTCGCATAGGCCTGGGCGCCCGGGGCGGCGGCCGCCGCGGCGTCGGCCCGGCCCGCGTCGGGCTCCACGATCGCGGAGACGGTCGCCCCGCTGATGGTGCGGGTGATGCGCTGGATGTGGTCGGCGCCCATCTGTCCGGCGCCGACGACGCCGACGCGGAGGTCCTGGTTGCTGCTGGTCATGCGGAGTGGCTCGATTCTGTGCGTGGGGGGTCGGCGGGCGGGTCTCAGCGGGTGCGGGTCAGCGGCGAGCACCCGAAGATGTGCTGCCGGGTGCGGGTGGCGATCCCGAGCGGGACGTCGATGTCGATGCCCGGCATGTCCTGCTCGACGATCGCGAAGATGTCCGGGTCGATGGCGGCGACCGCCTCGATGATCGGCGCGAAGTCCGGGATGCCGGCGGGCGGCTCGACCATCACGTCGATGGCCGCGTCGGCGAACGCCACGTCGTTCTTCAGCACCTCGAAGCGCAGCTCGGGGTCGATCTGCTTGAGGTGCAGATACCCGATGCGCTCGGGGTGGTCCTGGATGAGCGTGACGTTGTCGCCGCCGTAGTAGGCGAAGTGGCCGGTGTCGAGGCACAGGTTCACGTAGCGGGGGTCGGTCTGCGCAAGGAGGCGCTCGACCTCCCGGTGCGTGCCGACGTGGGAGTCGGCGTGCGAGTGGAACTGCTGCCGCAGTCCGTATTCCTCGAGCAGGATACGACCGAGACGGTCGTGTCCGGCGGCCAGCGACACCCACTGCTCGTCGGTCAGGGTGCGGGGCTCCAGGGTCTCGCCCGTGGCGTCCGAGCGCCAGAGGTCGGGGATGACGACGATGTGCTCTCCGCCGACCGCGCGGGTCAGGGCGGCGACCTTCTCGACCTGCTCGACGGCGCGGTCCCACTGCCCCGCGCCCTTGTGGAAGCCGGTGAACACCGTGCCGCCGCTGATCCGGAGGTCGCGCTTCGCGAGCTCGTCCAGGAGCTGCGCAGGGTCGGTCGGGAGGTACCCGTACGGGCCGAGCTCGATCCAGTGGTAGCCCGCGGCCTGCACCTCGTCCAGGAAGCGGTCCCACAGCGTCTGCCGCGGGTCATCCGGGAACCACACGCCCCACGAGTCGGGAGCGGTGCCGATCCGGAGGCCGGACGTGTGGGCCCCGGCCGGGCGCTGGTCGGTGGCGGTTTCGGTCATCGTCGTCCTTCGAGGGTCGTGGTGGTGGTGGTTCGCTCAGCCCAGGAGGGGCCGCTGCTGCTTCTGCTGGTCGAGGTAGTCGGCGCGGGCGGTCTGCGTGCTCTCCAGCTCGGAGACCTCCGCGACCGGCACATCCCACCAGCCTTCGCCGTCCGGGGCGTAGACGAACGGGTCGGAGTCGATGTGGATGAGGGTGGAGGTCGTGCTCGCCTTGGCCGCCCGCACCGCGTCCTCCAGGCGGGTCGCGGCGTCCGGGCCCGGCGCGAGCTCGATGACGTCGATGCCGAAGCTGCGGGCGTTGGCGGCGAGGTCGACCGGGAGGAAGTCGCCGCGCTCGAAGTTCAGCTCGGCGTCGTCGCGATAGCGGTAGCGGGTCCCGTAGCGCTGCGAGCCGACGGTCTCGGAGAGATGGCCGATGGAGGCGTAGCCGTGGTTCTGGATGAGCACCACGACGATCTTGATGCCCTCGGCGACCGCGGTCGCGAGCTCCGTGTGCAGCATGAGGTACGAACCGTCGCCGACCAGGACGATGACGTCACGGTCGTCGCCGAGCGCCTCCAGCCCGCGCTTGACGCCCAGGCCGCCGGCGATCTCGTAGCCCATGCACGAGAAGGCGTACTCGACGTGATAGCCGAGCGGATCGCGCACCCGCCACAGCTTGTGGAGGTCGCCGGGGAGGGAGCCCGCCGCCTGCACCACGACGTCGCGTGGGTCGGACGCGCGCTGTACGGCGCCGATCAGCGCAGGCTGGCCGATGAGGGCCGGCCGCCCGTCCGGTCCTGGCGTCGCCGGCGCGAGCGCGTCGTCCGCCACCGCGTCCCACTCCGCCTTCTCCTCGGCGATCCAGGTCGCGTAGCCGGAGTGCACGCGGTGTCCCGCGAGGGCGTCGGTGAGGGCCGTGAGCGCCTCGCGTGCGTCGGCTATCAGCGGGAGCTGCGAGCCGTGCTTGTACGCGTCGAACGGCGCGACGTTGACGTTCACGAACCGCACGTCCGGGTTCTGGAACACCGTCCGGCTGGCGGTCGTGAAGTCGCTGTACCGGGTCCCGACGCCGATCACGAGGTCGGCCTGCGCCGTGATCCGGTTGGCCGCAGTGGTTCCGGTGGCGCCGACGCCTCCGAGGTACTGCGGGTGGTCCCAGTTCAGGGAGCCGCCTCCGGCCTGCGTGGTGCCGACCGGGATGCCGGTGGCCTCCACGAACGCGCGCAGCACGTTCTCGGCCCCCGAGTACAGGACGCCGCCACCGGCGACCAGGACCGGGCGCTGCGCGCCGCGGATCGCATCGACCGCGGCGGCCAGCGCCCAGCCTTCCGGGGCCGGACGGCGCACGTGCCACTCGCGCGGCGCGAGGAACTCCTCCGGCACGTCCAGGGCCTCGGCCTGCACGTCCTCCGGGAGCGCGATCGTGACCGCTCCGGTCTCTGCAGGGTCGGTGAGCACGCGCATCGCCGCCAACGCGATCGAGAAAAGCTGCTCCGGCCGCTGCACCCGGTCGAAGAACCGTGAGAGCGGGCGGAACGCGTCCGTCACCTGGATGCCGAGGTCGTGCGGGTGCTCCAGCTGCTGGAGGACCGGGTCGGCGACCCGGGTGGCGAAGGTGTCCGACGGCAGCAGCAACGCGGGGAGTCGGTTGGCCGTCGCGAGCGCGGCGCCGGTGAGCATGTTCGCCGCGCCCGGACCGACCGACGCGGTCGAGGCGAGCGTGGCCCGGCGGCGGTGGATGCGCGCGAAACCGACGGCCTGATGAACCATCGCCTGCTCGTTGCGCGCCTGGTAGTAGGGCATGAGCGTCGGGTCCTGCACGTTCGCCTGCTTGAGCGCCTGGCCGAGGCCCGCGACGTTGCCGTGGCCGAAGATCCCGAGCATGCCGGGGATGGTGCGCTCGCGCACATCGCCGTCGACGGTCCACTGGTTGGCGAGGAACTCGACGAGCGCCTGCGCCACCGTCATCCTGCGGGTCGTCATCGGGCGGCTCCTTCTGTGGTGGGCGTGGTCGCGTTCGTCGCGTAGGGCAAGCGGGGGTCCTGCTCGGCACCCTCCCAGGTGGTCCGCAGCCAGGCCTGACGCGGGTCGTCGCTGATCAGCCAGGCGCGCTCCTCGCCGGGGCCGGCCATGACGTTGAGGTAGTAGAGGTCGTACTCGGGGGCCGCGACGGCGGGGCCGTGGTAGCCGAACGGCACGAGGGCGACGTCTCCCGTCCGCACAAGCGCGTTGGTCTCGATGTCGCCGCCCGGCGAGCGGTAGGTGGCGAAGCTGCCGAAGGCGTCGGCGGTCGGCGGCGCGCTCGCGCCGCGGACCGGGGCAGCCTCGAAGTAGTAGATCTCCTCCAGCCGGGACTCGTGACCCGGCACATCCTCGTCGTGCTTGTGCGCGGGATGCGACGACCAGTTGCCGGCGGGTGTGATGACCTCGCAGACGATCAGGGCGGCGGCGTCCAGCGCGCCGGGAGTCCCGAAGTTGTGCACCTGACGCGTGTCGCGGCCGGCGCCGCGGAGCTCGACCGGGACCTCGCTCTTCGCGATGTAGGCCGACGGCTTGCGGACGCGCGTGGGCGCCTCCGCCACCGCGACCCGGCCGAAGCCGCTGATCGTCAGCCCCACGCCGGCGCCGACGTAGACCACATCGGTCGGCCCGTCGAAGACGCTCGACCGCCCTGCCAGGTGGGTGGTCTTGCCCTCGTGCCCGACCGCGAACGACCCGGCCAGCGGGACGACGATGCGCTCGACCTCCCCGGCCGGCAGCTCGACAGCGTTGCCGGCGAGCTCCGCGACGCGCAGGCCGGTGTGCTGCCAGCCGTCGAGGGAGTCGTCCACCACGGACTCCCACCAGCGGTCGCTCAGTGCGCCCCGCGGGAAGAACCACTCGTTGTGCTCTGCCATGTCGGGGGTCCTCAGGTGTTCTGCGGGAAGCCGAGGTTGATGCCCGTGTGATCGGACTGGTGGCGCGTCGCCGGGTCGAGCCAGCGGCTGGTGATCGCCTTCTCACGGGTGAAGAAGTCGAAGCCGTGCACGCCGTACGCCTTGGCATCGCCGAACAGGGACGCCTTCCAGCCGCCGAACGAGTGGTACGCGACCGGGACCGGGATCGGCACGTTGATGCCGATCATGCCGACCTGCACCTCGTTCTGGAAGCGCCGGGCCGCGCCGCCGTCGTTGGTGAAGATGGCGGTTCCGTTGCCGAACCGACCGGAGTTGATGAGGTCCAGCCCCTCCTGGAAGGTCTGCACGCGCACCACGGACAGCACCGGGCCGAAGATCTCCTCGCGGTAGGCGGCGGACGTGATCGGGATGTTGTCGATCAAGGTCGGCCCGAAGAAGAAGCCGTCCTCGTGGCCTTCGACCGTGAAGCCGCGACCGTCGACCACGATGTCCGCGCCGTCGGCCTCCGCGATGTCGACGTAGCCGGAGACCTTGTCGCGGTGCACCCCGGTGATCAACGGACCCATGTCGGGCTCGCCCGACGCGTCGCCCGCGCCGTTGCCGATCCGGAGGCGGCCGATGCGCTCCTTCACCTTGGAGATGAGCTCGTCGGCCACGGGCTCGACCGCGAGCACGACCGAGACGGCCATGCAGCGCTCGCCCGCCGCGCCGTATCCGGCGTTGACGGCCTGGTCGGCGACGAGGTCGAGGTCGGCGTCCGGCAATACCAGCATGTGGTTCTTCGCGCCGCCGAGCGCCTGGACCCGCTTGCCGTTCTTCGACGCCGTCTCGTAGATGTACTGCGCGATCGGGGTCGAGCCGACGAATGAGATGGACTGGACGACCGGGCTGTTCAGCAGGCCGTCGACGGCGAGCTTGTCGCCCTGCAGCACGGTGAAGACGCCGTCCGGGAGGCCGGCCTCCTTCCACAGCGCGGCCAGCCACAGAGCGGCCGACGGGTCCTTCTCGCTGGGCTTGAGCACGACGGCGTTGCCGGCGGCGATCGCGACGGGGAAGAACCACATCGGCACCATGGCCGGGAAGTTGAACGGCGAGATGATGCCCACCACGCCGAGCGGCTGCTTCAGCGAGTACACGTCGATCCCGGTGGAGGCGTTCTCGGAGTACGCACCCTTGATCAGATGCGGGAACCCGGTCGCCAGCTCCACGACCTCCTGCCCGCGCAGGATCTCGCCCATCGCGTCGGAGAGCACCTTGCCGTGCTCGGCCGTGATGATCGACGCCAGCTCGCCTTTGCGCGCGTTCAGCAGCTCGCGGAAAGCGAAGAGCACCGACTGCCGTTTCGCGATCGAGTACTGGCCCCACTCCTCGAAGCCGCGCTGTGCCGAGGCGATCGCCTCATCGATCTCGGCCTGATCGGCGAGGGCGACGTTCGACGTCGCTACGCCGAGCGCCGGGTTGAAGACCGGAGCGGTGCGACCGCTCGTGGAGGGCCGCTCGGCGCCGTCGATCCAGTGCGGGATCGTCGGCAGCCCGCCCGAGGCGACAGGTGCAGTGGTGATGTCGGTGCTGGTCATGATCGTGTTCCTTCGCAATGACGCGGTGTGCTGGCCGGATCAGCGGCCGTGGACGAGGGTGGCGGCGATGTCGACCGCGCGGCCGACGTCCCCGTCCTTGGGGTAGAGGAGCGTACGCCCCACGACGAGGCCGTGCACTCCCGGGAGCGCGAGTGCGGCCTCCCACGACGCGAAGGTCTCCTCGGGGGCCGCGTCGGTGTCACCGCCGAGCAGGAGCGTCGGCAGCGTGGTCGCGGCCATGACGCGTTCCATGTCGGGCACGACCGGCAGCTTGAGCCAGGTGTAGGCGGACGAGGCGCCCAGGCCGGAGGCGATCGCCACCGACTGGATGACGGCGTCCGTCGTGAGATCGTTGACGACGCGGCCGTCGTTCCACCGGCTCATGAAGGGCTCGAGGAGGATGGGGAGTCGCGCCCGGGCCGCCGCGGTGACCGCGTTGGCTGTCGCCTCCAGCGTGCGCGCGGTGCCCACGTCCTCCAGGTTGACGCGGACGAGCAGCTTGGCGGCGTCCACGCCCTCGCGGACCATCGCGTCGACGTCGTATCCGGTGTAGCGGTCGTCCATCTCGAACACGGCGCCGCGGAGGCCGCCGCGGTTCATCGAGCCGACCGCGATCTTGTCGTCCAGGGCGCCGAGCAGCGCCAGGTCCTCGATGATGTCGGGGGTGCCGAGCACGCCGTCCACACCAGGCCGCGACAGCGCGAGCGCGAGCCGCTGCAGGAGGTCGTACCGGTCGGCCATGGCCATCGGGTCGTCGCCGACGCCGAGGGCGCCGCGGGCCGGGTGGTCGGCGGCGACGATGAAAAGACGGCCGTCGTCGCGGACCAGCGGGCGCCGGACGCGCGTGGCGAGCACCGTCGCGACGTCGTCGGGGCTCGTGTGGCGACGGGCGCGGAGGCGCTCGAACGCGGCTGCGTCGAGGATCGGGACGGGGCCGGCGATCGGCTCAGCTGTGGACATTCTGGAGCTCCTTCAGCACGGACTCGACCTCGGCGGTCGTCGGCATGGCGGTGGAGCACTCGCGGCGCGTGGCCACGATGGCTCCGGCGATGTTGGCGAAGCGGATGACCCGCTCCAGCGACCACTCCTGCAGCAGGCCGTAGCAGAGCGCGCCGCCGAAGCCGTCGCCGGCGCCGAGGCCGTTGACGACCTCCACGAAGTACGGCGGCACCTCCACGGTCTCCTCGCGGGTCTTGGCGAGCACGCCGCGCGGGCCCTGCTTGACCACGGCGAGTTCGACGCCGCGCTCGAGGAGCGCGTCGGCCGCGCGCATGGGCTCGGTCTCGCCCACGGCGATCTCGCATTCCTCGCGGTTGCCGACGGCGACCGTGACGTGACCGAGTGCGCGCTCCACCTCGGCCGTCGCGGCGGCTCCACTCGACCAGAACATCGGCCGGTAGTCGAGGTCGAGGATCGTCAGCGGGACACGGCCACGGGCCTCCCACGCCACGTGGTGCGCGGTGCGGCTCGGGTCGCGGGAGAGCCCGGTGACGGTCGACCAGTAGATGCGGGCACGGCTGATCGCGTCGAGGTCGAGATCTTTCGCCGTGATCGCGAGGTCCGGCGCGAGCGGGTCGCGGTAGAAGTAGAGCGGGAAGTCGTCCGGCGGGAAGATCTCGCAGAACGTCACCGGCGTCTTGAGGGCGCCGACCGTGCCGACGAACCGGTCGTCCACGCCGAGCCTGCGCAGCTCGCGGTGCGCGTAGCGGCCGAACGGGTCGTCTCCGGTGGCCGTGATGACGGCTGAGCGGAGGCCATGCCGGGCGGCGGCGATCGAGACGTTGGTCGCGCTGCCGCCGAGGAACTTGCCGAAGGTCTCGACGTCCTCCAGGCCCACCCCGTCTTGCAGGGGGTAGATATCGACACCGATACGCCCGATCGTGATCAGATCGAAGCTCTCGCTCGTCATGTCGTGGAACTCCTTCGTCGGGGTCGTGCTGTGCTCGCTGGTCAAGCCTACACCTTATGTTCTATCAAACTGACAAAATATCTGGAAGGGCCTCAGAAGGAGGCGTAGAGGCGCTTGAAGTGCTCTTCCAGGCCCTCCAGCGTCTTGCCCTTGGTCTCCGGCACGGCCACGCCGATGAACAGCAGCGCGAGCCCGGCCACGAAGGCGAAGAGCAGGAAGGTGCTGAACCCGAGCGCGCCGACCAGCGAGGGGAACGCGAACGAGATGATCGCATTCGTCACCCAGAGCACCAGCACAGCGAAGCCCATCGCGACGCCGCGCAGGCGCAGCGGGAAGATCTCCGAGAGCATCAGCCACGCAAGCGGGCCGATGGTGCCCTGCATCAGGCCGACGAAGAGCAGGATGCAGACGAGCAGCACCCAGGCGCGCACCGGGCTGTGCTGCGGCAGCACGATCCCGAAGACGCCGACGAGCAGATGCGCGACGAGGATGCCGGTGAAGCCGAACAGCATCATCCCGCGGCGGTTGAAGCGGTTGAGCAGGGGCAGCGCGATCAGCATGGCGATGATCGAGATGAGGCCGATCAGCACGTTGAACGTCAGCGCCGAGTTGCGGGTGAAGCCGGCCTGCTCCAGCACCTGCGTGCCGTAGTACTGCATGGAGTTGATGCCGGTCAGCTGCTGGAAGGCCGCGATGCCCATGCCGATCAGGATGAGCCGCTTGATCCAGGGCTGGGATTTGATCTCGCCCCAGGCGCTGTAGTTCTCTGTCAGCTCGCGCTCGTCCTCGATCAGCTGGAGGATCTCGGCGTGCTCGGCGACGGCGCGCTGCTCGGTGCGCAGGGTCCGCAGAACCGCGAGCGCCTCGTCGGAGCGGCCCTTCAGCGCCAGCCAGCGCGGGCTCTCGGGCAGCCGGAGCATCCCGAAGAACAGCACGATCGCGGGGATGGCCGCGATCGTCAGCATGTACCGCCAGACCTCACCGTTGCTCCCCCACGCGTTGCCGATGATCGCGTTGAACAGGAAGGCGAGGAACTGGCCGCCGACGATCATCAGCTCGTTGCGGCTGACGAGCCCGCCGCGCTTCTCGAACGGGGCGACCTCGCCGAGGTAGACGGGGACGGTCACCGACGCGCCGCCGACCGCGAGGCCGAGGATGAAGCGGGCGCCGAGGAAGACTCCGTAGGTCGGGGCGAACGCGCTGGCGAGCGCTCCGATGAAGAAGATGATCGCGAGCACGGTGATCGTCCGCTTGCGTCCGAACGAGTCGGCGATGCGACCGCCGACGAGCGCACCGAGCGCCGCCCCGATCAGCAGCAGGAAGGTGATCAGGCCTTCCTGGACCGCATTGAGGTGGAAGTAGTCGACGATGAAGCTGAGCGCGCCATTGAGCACACCGGTGTCGTAGCCGAACAGGAGACCGCCGAACGTCGCGATGACCGCGATCATGCCGACACGGCGGTTGTAGCGGCGGTCGTCGCCGAGCGGTGGGAGCGCCGACGTGGAGACGGTCGCCGTCGTAGGAATGTGTGACATCGCGTGAAGCCTTCCGGGTCTCTTCATCGAGCCCGCCGATCCGGGATGATTCGATCGGCAAGTCCTCTTGACAGGACAAACTATCAATCTGTCACAATTGAGGCAACCCTTTCTTCCCGAGACACCTGGAGGACCCCATGCCCCTCGTCCGCATCGAACTGCAGGAAGGCCGCGCACCGGCGGCCGTCAGAGCC is a window from the Leifsonia shinshuensis genome containing:
- a CDS encoding LysE family translocator, whose protein sequence is MTAPALLAFAGLCAILAVTPGPDTFLVLRYSLARPGAGLAASAGSAVGSMLWALAVALGLAALLEQSAEVYRVVKIAGGLYLIYLGVAALIASRRHAAQGPEARVRTTTLRSGFLAGMLSTVMNPKVGLFFLAIAPQFVPHDGAAIGNTLLLGAIDAVVAAAYLTVVALLASRAILWLKRPSVTKALERISAAILAALGIGTIALTAAE
- a CDS encoding GntR family transcriptional regulator gives rise to the protein MQAEYPLPVDLFDSLDKTSPVPLYYQLATALEAAIRSETVPPGSRLENEISLGNRLGLSRPTVRRALQELVDKGLLVRRRGIGTQVVHGRVTRNVELTSLYEDLGQSGQTPTTRVISYEIGIADETAASELGVKLGYPVLQITRLRSADGVPLAILENTLPEEFIGITREELETRGLYQLLKARGVTIRVANQRIGARAANANEADLLEIRRGSALLTMSRTAFDNSGRAVEFGRHVYRPDLYSFELTLVDR
- a CDS encoding sugar phosphate isomerase/epimerase family protein produces the protein MVTLAYDPTPLHHDHALLDIPDAVARLGYEHLQLTPHADFAPFFRRPKADDALAAAFAKRAADAGVGITSLLPVQRISWPTEPERQTAVKNFTRVIELASGLGVPVINTEFSGRPEEPEASEAAFYRSMEELLPVLHREGIRLNIDPHPDDFVEDGLEAWRVIRGLNDPLVGFVYVGSHTFHYGDRAATLIPELGDRLGAVYAADSFDHRHSHGLRYITNPPGNAVRVHQHLEIGDGDVDWKELFGSLRASGFLDREDAIIVSNVFAEDERAEESARSQLETLRALVAG
- a CDS encoding Gfo/Idh/MocA family protein, translating into MTSSNQDLRVGVVGAGQMGADHIQRITRTISGATVSAIVEPDAGRADAAAAAAPGAQAYASIEAALDASALDAVIIATPGQFHEPVLVPALEAGLPILCEKPLTPDSASSSRILELEQRLDRPHIQLGFMRRFDDEYRALRELIAGGDAGELLMLRGVHRNPSVPDSYTQSMLITDSVVHEFDVMPWLAGSPVRSVEVKYPRRNDLAPERLREPILVLIELENGVLVDVEMNVSVQFGYQVGAEAVFQTGIARIGQPSGLQRWSDAALSIAEHTTFKTRFARAYDAQVQAWVDAVRDGSLVAGPNAWDGYLVALACEAGVRALDESGPVAVESPGRPAFYA
- a CDS encoding sugar phosphate isomerase/epimerase family protein, which gives rise to MTETATDQRPAGAHTSGLRIGTAPDSWGVWFPDDPRQTLWDRFLDEVQAAGYHWIELGPYGYLPTDPAQLLDELAKRDLRISGGTVFTGFHKGAGQWDRAVEQVEKVAALTRAVGGEHIVVIPDLWRSDATGETLEPRTLTDEQWVSLAAGHDRLGRILLEEYGLRQQFHSHADSHVGTHREVERLLAQTDPRYVNLCLDTGHFAYYGGDNVTLIQDHPERIGYLHLKQIDPELRFEVLKNDVAFADAAIDVMVEPPAGIPDFAPIIEAVAAIDPDIFAIVEQDMPGIDIDVPLGIATRTRQHIFGCSPLTRTR
- the iolD gene encoding 3D-(3,5/4)-trihydroxycyclohexane-1,2-dione acylhydrolase (decyclizing), whose product is MTTRRMTVAQALVEFLANQWTVDGDVRERTIPGMLGIFGHGNVAGLGQALKQANVQDPTLMPYYQARNEQAMVHQAVGFARIHRRRATLASTASVGPGAANMLTGAALATANRLPALLLPSDTFATRVADPVLQQLEHPHDLGIQVTDAFRPLSRFFDRVQRPEQLFSIALAAMRVLTDPAETGAVTIALPEDVQAEALDVPEEFLAPREWHVRRPAPEGWALAAAVDAIRGAQRPVLVAGGGVLYSGAENVLRAFVEATGIPVGTTQAGGGSLNWDHPQYLGGVGATGTTAANRITAQADLVIGVGTRYSDFTTASRTVFQNPDVRFVNVNVAPFDAYKHGSQLPLIADAREALTALTDALAGHRVHSGYATWIAEEKAEWDAVADDALAPATPGPDGRPALIGQPALIGAVQRASDPRDVVVQAAGSLPGDLHKLWRVRDPLGYHVEYAFSCMGYEIAGGLGVKRGLEALGDDRDVIVLVGDGSYLMLHTELATAVAEGIKIVVVLIQNHGYASIGHLSETVGSQRYGTRYRYRDDAELNFERGDFLPVDLAANARSFGIDVIELAPGPDAATRLEDAVRAAKASTTSTLIHIDSDPFVYAPDGEGWWDVPVAEVSELESTQTARADYLDQQKQQRPLLG
- the iolB gene encoding 5-deoxy-glucuronate isomerase, which codes for MAEHNEWFFPRGALSDRWWESVVDDSLDGWQHTGLRVAELAGNAVELPAGEVERIVVPLAGSFAVGHEGKTTHLAGRSSVFDGPTDVVYVGAGVGLTISGFGRVAVAEAPTRVRKPSAYIAKSEVPVELRGAGRDTRQVHNFGTPGALDAAALIVCEVITPAGNWSSHPAHKHDEDVPGHESRLEEIYYFEAAPVRGASAPPTADAFGSFATYRSPGGDIETNALVRTGDVALVPFGYHGPAVAAPEYDLYYLNVMAGPGEERAWLISDDPRQAWLRTTWEGAEQDPRLPYATNATTPTTEGAAR
- a CDS encoding CoA-acylating methylmalonate-semialdehyde dehydrogenase, which codes for MTSTDITTAPVASGGLPTIPHWIDGAERPSTSGRTAPVFNPALGVATSNVALADQAEIDEAIASAQRGFEEWGQYSIAKRQSVLFAFRELLNARKGELASIITAEHGKVLSDAMGEILRGQEVVELATGFPHLIKGAYSENASTGIDVYSLKQPLGVVGIISPFNFPAMVPMWFFPVAIAAGNAVVLKPSEKDPSAALWLAALWKEAGLPDGVFTVLQGDKLAVDGLLNSPVVQSISFVGSTPIAQYIYETASKNGKRVQALGGAKNHMLVLPDADLDLVADQAVNAGYGAAGERCMAVSVVLAVEPVADELISKVKERIGRLRIGNGAGDASGEPDMGPLITGVHRDKVSGYVDIAEADGADIVVDGRGFTVEGHEDGFFFGPTLIDNIPITSAAYREEIFGPVLSVVRVQTFQEGLDLINSGRFGNGTAIFTNDGGAARRFQNEVQVGMIGINVPIPVPVAYHSFGGWKASLFGDAKAYGVHGFDFFTREKAITSRWLDPATRHQSDHTGINLGFPQNT